One genomic segment of Anguilla anguilla isolate fAngAng1 chromosome 2, fAngAng1.pri, whole genome shotgun sequence includes these proteins:
- the LOC118221245 gene encoding actin-related protein 2/3 complex subunit 1A: MSLHQFLLEPITCHAWNRDRTQIAISPNNHEVHIYKKSGNQWMKTHELKEHNGHITGIDWAPKSDRIVTCGADRNAYVWSQKDGVWKPTLVILRINRAATFVKWSPLENKFAVGSGARLISVCYFESENDWWVSKHIKKPIRSTVLSLDWHPNNVLLAAGSCDFKCRVFSAYIKEVDEKPAATPWGSKMPFGQVMAEFGGAGSGGWVHSVSFSASGNRLAWVSHDSTVTVVDSTKGSALSQLKTEFLPLLSVMFVSENNFVAAGHDCCPMLFSCDDHGTLTFISKLDIPKQSIQRNISAMERFRNMDKRATTEDRNTALETLHQNSITQVSIYEGDKRDCRKFCTTGIDGAMTIWDFKALESSLQGLRIM, encoded by the exons ATGTCTCTGCACCAGTTTCTCTTGGAGCCTATCACTTGTCACGCTTGGAATCGGGACAGAACTC AAATTGCCATCAGCCCAAACAATCACGAAGTCCATATTTATAAGAAGAGTGGGAACCAGTGGATGAAAACTCATGAATTGAAAGAGCACAATGGACACATTACAG GCATTGACTGGGCCCCTAAGAGCGACCGCATTGTGACCTGTGGTGCTGACCGCAATGCCTACGTGTGGAGCCAGAAGGATGGTGTCTGGAAACCCACCTTGGTGATTCTGAGGATCAATCGTGCTGCAACCTTTGTAAAGTGGTCGCCTCTGGAGAACAAGTTTGCAGTGGGCAGTGGGGCTCGCCTCATATCTGTGTGTTATTTTGAGTCTGAAAATGATTG GTGGGTTAGCAAACATATCAAGAAACCAATTCGTTCTACAGTCCTTAGTTTAGACTGGCATCCGAACAATGTCCTCCTGGCGGCAGGGTCATGTGATTTCAAATGCAG GGTGTTCTCTGCATACATCAAGGAAGTGGATGAGAAGCCTGCTGCAACTCCATGGGGTTCCAAGATGCCATTTGGGCAGGTGATGGCAGAGTTTGGTGGTGCAGGCAGCGGTGGATGGGTGCACAGCGTCAGCTTCTCTGCCAGTGGGAACCGCCTGGCCTGGGTCAGCCATGACAGCACGGTGACGGTGGTGGACTCCACCAAAGGCTCTGC GCTATCCCAGCTAAAGACGGAATTCCTTCCTCTTCTTAGTGTGATGtttgtctcagaaaacaatTTTGTGGCAGCG GGCCACGACTGCTGCCCAATGCTGTTCAGTTGTGATGACCACGGGACACTGACCTTCATCTCAAAGTTAGATATTCCAAAGCAGAGTATCCAGCGCAACATTTCTGCCATGGAGCGCTTCCGAAACATGGACAAGAGGGCCACCACCGAGGACCGCAACACTGCCCTGGAGACACTGCACCAGAACAGCATCAC CCAAGTGTCTATATATGAAGGAGACAAAAGAGATTGTCGTAAATTCTGCACTACAGGAATTGATGGAGCAATGACCATCTGGGATTTCAAg GCATTAGAGTCTTCTCTCCAAGGCCTGCGGATAATGTGA
- the LOC118221246 gene encoding actin-related protein 2/3 complex subunit 1B-B: MAYHSFLLEPISCHAWSKDRTQIALCPNNHEVHIYKKDGVRWTKIHELKEHNGQVTGIDWAPESNRIVTCGTDRNAYVWSLKGDAWKPTLVILRINRAARCVKWSPRENKFAVGSGSRLISVCYFEQENDWWVCKHIKKPIRSTVLSLDWHPNNVLLAAGSCDFKCRIFSAYIREVEEKPAPTPWGSKMPFGEVMFESTGTAGWVHSVCFSSSGNRVAWASHDSMVAVADGGKTTVINSLSSETLPLLCVTFITENSLVAAGHDCYPVLFVYDADKATLTFGGKLDVPKQSSQRGMTARERFQNLDKKATSETKEAGLDSLHKNSISQISVLDGGKAKCAKFCTTGMDGGMAIWDVKTLESAMKDLKIV; this comes from the exons ATGGCTTACCACAGTTTTCTACTGGAACCCATCAGCTGCCATGCCTGGAGCAAGGACAGAACCC AAATTGCATTGTGTCCAAACAATCATGAAGTTCATATCTACAAGAAGGATGGAGTCAGGTGGACAAAGATCCATGAACTGAAGGAGCACAATGGCCAGGTGACAG GCATCGACTGGGCCCCGGAGAGCAACCGTATCGTCACCTGCGGCACCGACCGCAACGCCTACGTGTGGAGCCTGAAGGGCGACGCGTGGAAGCCCACCCTGGTCATCCTCAGGATTAACCGCGCTGCCCGCTGTGTCAAGTGGTCCCCCAGAGAGAACAAGTTTGCTGTGGGGAGTGGCTCCCGCCTCATCTCAGTCTGCTACTTTGAGCAGGAGAATGACTG GTGGGTTTGCAAACACATCAAAAAGCCAATTCGCTCCACAGTCCTCAGTTTAGACTGGCATCCCAACAATGTGCTGCTGGCTGCCGGATCCTGTGATTTCAAGTGCAG GATTTTCTCTGCCTACAtcagagaggtggaggagaagccAGCACCCACACCCTGGGGCTCCAAGATGCCTTTTGGGGAGGTGATGTTTGAGTCAACTGGCACTGCTGGGTGGGTCCACAGTGTGTGCTTCTCCAGCAGTGGGAACCGGGTGGCCTGGGCCAGCCATGACAGTATGGTGGCTGTGGCTGATGGTGGGAAGACCACTGT TATCAACAGCCTGAGCTCGGaaaccctccccctcctgtgTGTGACGTTCATCACTGAGAACAGCTTGGTAGCAGCG GGGCATGACTGCTACCCAGTGCTCTTCGTTTATGATGCCGACAAGGCGACTCTCACCTTTGGTGGAAAGCTGGATGTGCCCAAGCAGAGTTCCCAGCGAGGAATGACCGCCAGGGAGCGCTTCCAGAACCTGGACAAGAAGGCCACCTCCGAGACCAAGGAAGCCGGGCTGGATTCCCTGCACAAGAACAGCATCAG ccAAATCTCTGTTCTGGACGGTGGAAAAGCCAAGTGTGCTAAATTCTGCACCACTGGAATGGATGGGGGGATGGCAATTTGGGATGTCAAG ACACTAGAATCTGCAATGAAAGATCTGAAGATAGTTTAA